One Staphylococcus simiae genomic region harbors:
- the yhbY gene encoding ribosome assembly RNA-binding protein YhbY, with the protein MLTGKQKRYLRSLAHNIDPIFQIGKGGINENMIQQIDDTLENRELMKIHVLQNNFEDKKDLAEQLTVATKSELVQVIGSMIVIYRESEDNKEIQLP; encoded by the coding sequence ATGTTAACAGGAAAACAAAAAAGATATTTAAGAAGTTTAGCACATAATATTGATCCTATTTTTCAAATAGGAAAAGGTGGTATCAATGAGAATATGATTCAACAAATTGATGATACTTTAGAAAATAGAGAATTAATGAAAATACATGTGTTACAAAATAATTTTGAAGATAAAAAAGATTTAGCTGAGCAATTAACAGTGGCTACAAAAAGTGAATTAGTACAAGTCATCGGATCTATGATTGTCATTTATCGAGAATCTGAAGACAATAAAGAAATTCAACTACCATAA
- the aroE gene encoding shikimate dehydrogenase, protein MKFAVIGSPISHSLSPLMHNANFKSLKLNHEYEAINIPVEQFDHIKDIIKDKEIDGFNITIPHKERIIPYLDEIDEQSKTVGAVNTVLIKDNKWIGFNTDGIGYVTGLRQVYPDIANAYILILGAGGASKGIANELAKFVKPKLTVANRTMSRFDSWQLNVNPISLKTAEEHLDEFDIIINTTPAGMAGNEECIIDLTNLSSETLVSDIVYIPYKTPILTKAELLGNPIYNGLDMFVYQGAESFKIWTGHNADVQEMKHTVLTQLRGEC, encoded by the coding sequence ATGAAATTTGCAGTTATTGGAAGTCCAATTTCACATTCACTATCACCATTGATGCATAATGCTAATTTTAAATCGTTAAAATTAAATCATGAGTATGAAGCAATAAATATTCCAGTAGAACAGTTTGATCACATAAAAGATATTATTAAGGACAAAGAAATTGATGGCTTTAATATAACAATACCTCATAAAGAACGTATTATTCCTTATTTAGATGAAATTGATGAACAGTCAAAAACTGTCGGTGCAGTTAATACGGTATTAATTAAAGATAATAAATGGATTGGATTTAATACTGATGGCATAGGCTATGTAACTGGTTTACGTCAAGTATATCCAGATATCGCAAATGCTTATATTTTAATTCTAGGAGCTGGCGGTGCAAGTAAAGGGATAGCTAATGAATTAGCAAAATTTGTCAAACCAAAGCTAACAGTAGCTAATCGAACAATGTCAAGATTTGACAGTTGGCAATTGAATGTAAATCCAATTTCTTTAAAAACCGCTGAAGAACATTTGGATGAATTTGATATCATCATCAATACAACACCAGCTGGTATGGCTGGTAATGAAGAATGTATTATTGATTTGACTAATCTTTCTTCTGAAACATTAGTTAGTGATATTGTATACATTCCATACAAAACGCCGATTCTGACAAAAGCCGAGTTATTAGGAAATCCAATATATAATGGTTTAGATATGTTTGTTTATCAAGGTGCTGAAAGTTTTAAAATATGGACAGGTCATAATGCCGATGTTCAAGAAATGAAACATACAGTTTTAACACAGTTAAGAGGAGAATGTTGA
- the yqeH gene encoding ribosome biogenesis GTPase YqeH, with amino-acid sequence MSEILKCIGCGAPLQSEDKSKPGYVPEHNMFREDVICRRCFRLKNYNEVQDVGLDSEDFLKLLSGLADKSGIIVNVVDVFDFEGSFINAVKRIVGNKKIILAANKLDLLPKQINKRRVKEWLKRTARKYGLEADDIVLISAEKGWGIEDLLSSIAKIRQHEDVYVVGTTNVGKSTLINKLIEASVGEKDVVTTSRFPGTTLDMIDIPLDETSFMYDTPGIIQEHQMTHIVTEKELKTIMPKKEIKQRVYQLNENQTLFFGGLARIDYISGGKRPLICFFANELNIHRTKLEKANELWKSQLGELLTPPNNPENFDLSEVKAVRLETGKEKRDIMISGLGFITIGAGAKVIVRVPKNVDVILRNSIL; translated from the coding sequence TTGTCTGAAATCTTAAAATGCATTGGATGCGGTGCGCCATTACAGTCAGAAGATAAAAGTAAACCTGGATATGTACCTGAACATAATATGTTCCGTGAAGACGTTATCTGTAGACGTTGTTTCCGATTAAAAAATTATAACGAAGTTCAAGATGTAGGTTTAGATAGTGAGGACTTTCTAAAATTATTATCTGGTTTAGCAGACAAATCAGGAATTATTGTTAATGTTGTGGATGTTTTTGATTTTGAAGGTTCGTTTATTAATGCTGTAAAAAGAATAGTTGGTAATAAGAAAATTATTTTAGCAGCTAATAAACTAGATTTATTACCTAAACAAATCAATAAACGTCGAGTAAAAGAATGGTTAAAACGTACAGCTAGAAAGTATGGATTAGAAGCGGATGATATTGTGTTGATTTCTGCCGAAAAGGGATGGGGCATAGAGGATTTACTTTCATCTATTGCAAAAATCAGACAACATGAAGATGTATATGTTGTAGGTACAACAAATGTTGGTAAATCTACATTAATTAATAAATTAATAGAAGCTAGTGTAGGTGAAAAAGATGTAGTTACAACTTCTAGATTCCCAGGAACAACATTAGATATGATTGATATACCATTAGATGAGACGTCATTTATGTACGATACACCTGGTATTATTCAAGAACATCAAATGACACATATTGTTACAGAAAAAGAATTAAAAACGATTATGCCTAAAAAAGAAATTAAACAACGTGTGTACCAATTAAATGAAAATCAAACGCTATTCTTTGGCGGATTAGCAAGAATTGATTATATTTCTGGAGGCAAAAGACCTTTAATATGTTTCTTTGCCAATGAACTAAATATTCATCGTACTAAATTAGAAAAAGCCAATGAATTATGGAAATCACAATTAGGAGAGTTATTAACGCCACCAAACAATCCAGAAAACTTTGATTTAAGTGAAGTTAAAGCAGTCAGATTGGAAACAGGTAAAGAAAAACGAGATATTATGATTTCTGGTTTAGGCTTTATAACTATTGGAGCAGGTGCAAAAGTTATCGTCCGTGTACCTAAAAATGTCGATGTCATATTGAGAAATTCTATTTTATAA
- a CDS encoding YqeG family HAD IIIA-type phosphatase, whose amino-acid sequence MGLVRKLFMPNSYVQSIFQIDLDKLVDKGVKGIITDLDNTLVGWDVKEPTEGVKTWFKEANDKGITVTVVSNNNESRVSSFCTHLDIDFIFKARKPMGKAFDKAMAQMKIKPEQTVVIGDQMLTDVFGGNRRNLYTIMVVPVKRTDGLITKFNRLIERRLLRHFSKKGYITWEEN is encoded by the coding sequence ATGGGATTAGTTCGTAAATTATTTATGCCAAATTCATATGTTCAATCAATTTTTCAAATTGATTTGGATAAACTTGTGGATAAGGGTGTCAAAGGCATTATTACAGATTTAGATAATACTTTAGTTGGTTGGGATGTTAAAGAGCCAACTGAAGGTGTAAAGACTTGGTTTAAAGAAGCCAATGATAAAGGAATAACTGTCACAGTAGTATCTAATAATAATGAATCAAGAGTATCTAGTTTTTGTACACATCTAGATATTGACTTTATTTTTAAAGCTAGAAAACCAATGGGAAAAGCTTTTGATAAAGCCATGGCCCAAATGAAAATTAAACCAGAGCAAACTGTAGTCATTGGAGATCAAATGCTAACAGATGTATTTGGTGGAAATCGTAGAAATTTATATACAATTATGGTTGTACCAGTAAAGAGAACTGATGGACTTATTACTAAATTTAATAGATTAATTGAAAGACGTTTATTACGTCATTTTTCAAAAAAAGGCTATATTACATGGGAGGAAAATTGA
- the mtnN gene encoding 5'-methylthioadenosine/S-adenosylhomocysteine nucleosidase, with the protein MIGIIGAMEEEVTILKNKLNDVSEITIAHVKFYSGILNDKEVVITQSGIGKVNAAISTTLLINNFQPELIINTGSAGALDESLAVGDVLISSQVKYHDADATAFGYDYGQIPQMPLAYQADQTLIELVSTVVEEQQLTAKHGEMVSGDSFIGSVEQRQRIKATFPHAMAVEMEATAIGQTCYQFNIPFVVVRAVSDLANGDAEISFEAFLDKAAKSSSQTVENLVSRL; encoded by the coding sequence GTGATTGGTATAATTGGTGCCATGGAAGAAGAAGTAACAATATTAAAAAATAAATTAAATGATGTTAGTGAAATTACAATTGCACACGTAAAATTTTATAGTGGCATATTAAATGATAAAGAGGTTGTCATCACACAAAGTGGTATTGGTAAAGTTAATGCAGCAATATCTACAACACTACTTATTAATAACTTTCAACCAGAATTAATAATTAATACAGGTTCTGCTGGTGCTCTAGATGAAAGTTTAGCGGTAGGTGATGTCTTGATTAGTAGTCAAGTTAAATATCATGATGCCGATGCTACAGCATTTGGTTATGACTATGGTCAGATACCTCAAATGCCTTTAGCGTATCAAGCAGATCAAACATTGATAGAGCTTGTTAGTACAGTAGTTGAAGAACAACAACTTACAGCTAAACATGGAGAAATGGTTAGTGGAGATAGTTTTATAGGTAGTGTAGAGCAACGCCAACGTATTAAAGCGACGTTTCCACATGCGATGGCAGTTGAGATGGAAGCTACAGCAATTGGACAAACATGTTATCAATTTAATATACCTTTTGTGGTAGTACGTGCAGTTTCTGATTTAGCAAATGGTGATGCAGAAATATCATTTGAAGCATTTTTAGATAAAGCTGCTAAATCTTCTAGTCAAACTGTTGAAAATTTAGTTAGTCGATTATAA
- a CDS encoding NRAMP family divalent metal transporter, with product MGEDLKPQHQQQDFQFTKNHKRLLLGSVFLMATSAIGPAFLTQTAVFTAQFYASFAFAILLSIIIDIGAQINIWRILVVTGLRGQEISNKVLPGLGTVISILIAFGGLAFNIGNIAGAGLGLNAIFGIDVKWGAALTAIMAILIFVSKSGQKIMDVVSMILGVVMIIVVAYVMVVSNPPYGDAFIHTFAPEHPMKLVLPIITLVGGTVGGYITFAGAHRILDSGIKGKQYLPFVNQSAVAGILTTGVMRGLLFLAVLGVVVTGVTLSSENPPASVFEHAIGPIGKNIFGVVLFAAAMSSVIGSAYTSATFLKTLHKSLLNRSNLIVIIFIVISTLIFLFIGKPISLLIIAGAINGWILPITLGAILIASKNKSIMGDYKHPTWMFIFGIVAVIVTILTGIFSFQGVLELFK from the coding sequence ATGGGAGAAGATTTAAAACCACAACATCAACAACAAGATTTTCAATTTACTAAAAATCATAAGAGGTTATTACTAGGTTCAGTGTTTTTAATGGCAACATCTGCGATTGGACCAGCATTTTTAACACAAACAGCAGTATTTACAGCACAATTTTATGCTAGCTTTGCGTTTGCTATATTATTATCAATTATTATTGATATCGGAGCTCAGATTAATATTTGGAGAATTTTAGTTGTCACGGGTTTAAGGGGTCAAGAAATTTCAAATAAAGTTTTACCTGGTTTAGGTACAGTGATTTCTATTTTAATTGCTTTTGGTGGCTTAGCGTTTAATATAGGTAATATTGCAGGTGCAGGTTTAGGTTTAAATGCTATTTTTGGTATTGATGTTAAATGGGGAGCAGCTTTAACAGCTATTATGGCGATTTTAATATTTGTCAGTAAGAGTGGACAGAAAATTATGGATGTTGTATCAATGATTTTAGGTGTCGTTATGATTATAGTCGTAGCTTATGTTATGGTCGTATCTAATCCACCATATGGCGATGCGTTCATCCATACTTTTGCACCAGAACATCCAATGAAATTAGTTTTACCCATAATTACACTTGTTGGAGGAACTGTAGGTGGTTATATTACATTTGCTGGCGCTCATAGAATATTGGATTCTGGTATTAAAGGTAAACAGTATTTACCATTTGTAAATCAGTCAGCAGTTGCAGGTATTTTAACAACTGGTGTTATGAGAGGATTGTTATTCTTAGCTGTATTAGGTGTAGTGGTTACAGGAGTCACATTAAGTTCGGAAAATCCTCCAGCTTCAGTATTTGAACATGCCATTGGACCAATAGGTAAAAATATATTTGGTGTGGTCTTATTTGCTGCAGCTATGTCATCAGTGATAGGTTCAGCATATACAAGTGCAACATTTTTAAAAACATTGCATAAATCATTATTAAATAGAAGTAATTTAATTGTGATCATATTCATCGTTATTTCAACATTGATTTTCTTATTTATTGGTAAGCCAATTAGTTTATTAATTATTGCTGGTGCTATCAATGGTTGGATTTTACCAATCACGCTTGGTGCAATCTTGATAGCAAGTAAGAACAAATCAATTATGGGTGATTATAAGCATCCAACTTGGATGTTCATCTTCGGTATTGTTGCAGTCATTGTCACAATATTAACTGGAATTTTCTCATTCCAAGGTGTATTAGAATTATTTAAATAA
- the pxpA gene encoding 5-oxoprolinase subunit PxpA has protein sequence MKIDLNCDLGEAFGNYSFGGDQQIIPLITSANIACGFHAGDENVINETVKLAKDNNVSIGAHPGLPDLQGFGRRNMDMTLDEIYNLVIYQLGALQGFCKIHQVNINHVKPHGALYQMGAKNKDIARTIAQAVYDFDPSLVFVGLANSYLISEAHNVGLITASEVFADRRYESNGQLVSRKEKDAVITDTDEALKQVIKMVTEQQVISKDGEVIDLKADTICVHGDGAHALEFVTNIRQQLMKEGVEIQSL, from the coding sequence ATGAAAATAGATTTGAATTGCGATTTAGGAGAAGCGTTTGGAAATTATTCATTTGGTGGAGATCAACAAATTATTCCATTAATAACATCTGCAAATATCGCTTGTGGTTTTCATGCTGGTGATGAAAATGTGATAAATGAAACTGTTAAATTAGCTAAAGATAATAATGTGAGTATCGGTGCTCATCCAGGTCTACCAGATTTACAAGGATTTGGTAGAAGAAATATGGATATGACACTTGATGAAATCTACAATCTAGTCATTTATCAATTAGGTGCTTTACAAGGATTCTGTAAAATACATCAAGTGAATATTAATCATGTTAAACCTCATGGTGCTTTATATCAAATGGGTGCTAAAAATAAAGATATAGCTCGAACAATTGCACAAGCAGTTTATGATTTTGATCCTTCGTTAGTGTTTGTAGGATTAGCCAATAGTTATTTAATTTCTGAAGCACACAATGTAGGATTGATAACTGCTTCTGAAGTTTTTGCTGATCGAAGATATGAGAGCAATGGACAATTAGTAAGTAGAAAAGAAAAAGATGCAGTTATAACTGATACCGATGAAGCGTTGAAACAAGTTATAAAAATGGTAACAGAGCAACAAGTCATATCCAAAGATGGAGAAGTTATAGATTTGAAGGCTGATACAATTTGCGTGCATGGCGATGGTGCACATGCATTAGAATTTGTGACTAACATAAGACAACAATTAATGAAAGAAGGCGTTGAAATTCAATCGCTATAA
- a CDS encoding acetyl-CoA carboxylase biotin carboxylase subunit: MYRCLIANRGEIAVRIIRACREMNIETVAIYAKGDEQSLHVHLADQAICIGEANALDSYLNIDRIIAAAHITGANAIHPGYGFLSESTKFAQVIEENGINFIGPTKETMHMMGDKITARQTVDNAGVPVIPGSKGEVNKVEEIEQLAEDIGYPVVIKAASGGGGKGIRIVKEAKDLEKALNEAKSEGQKYFDDDRVYVEAFIPVAKHVEVQIMGDGQHNFVHLGERDCSVQRKNQKLIEESPCAALSEERRQQICDDAVKVAKASHYRSAGTIEFLVTEDAHYFIEMNARIQVEHTVTEMRTDRDLVASQLYLLMNNQLPFNQQDIKFSGHVIEARINAENPQKKFQPTPGKVNHLHLPQGFNVRVDSLLYQGYQVSPFYDSLVAKVIVKANNRASAITKLKVTLDEMVIDGFTTTADFLYAVLNYPPYADGDARDVDIKFLEKHQIITGVTL; the protein is encoded by the coding sequence ATGTATCGTTGTTTAATAGCCAATAGAGGTGAAATAGCTGTTCGTATTATTCGAGCATGTCGTGAAATGAATATTGAAACAGTTGCTATTTATGCCAAAGGTGATGAACAAAGTCTACATGTTCATTTAGCTGATCAAGCAATATGTATTGGAGAGGCTAATGCTTTAGATAGTTATTTAAATATAGACAGGATTATCGCTGCTGCACATATTACTGGGGCTAATGCTATTCATCCAGGTTACGGATTTTTATCAGAATCCACTAAATTTGCGCAAGTTATTGAAGAAAATGGTATTAACTTTATTGGACCAACTAAAGAAACCATGCACATGATGGGAGATAAAATAACGGCTAGACAAACAGTAGATAATGCTGGTGTACCAGTTATTCCGGGGTCAAAGGGTGAAGTGAATAAGGTAGAAGAAATTGAACAATTAGCTGAAGACATTGGATATCCTGTAGTGATAAAAGCTGCTAGTGGTGGTGGAGGTAAAGGTATCAGAATTGTTAAGGAAGCTAAAGACTTGGAAAAAGCACTAAACGAAGCTAAAAGTGAAGGACAAAAATATTTTGATGATGACCGAGTTTATGTTGAAGCTTTTATCCCAGTTGCCAAACATGTTGAAGTTCAGATTATGGGAGATGGCCAACATAACTTTGTGCATCTTGGTGAACGAGATTGTTCAGTTCAACGTAAGAATCAAAAATTAATAGAAGAATCTCCTTGTGCAGCTCTATCAGAAGAAAGAAGGCAACAAATTTGTGATGATGCAGTTAAAGTAGCAAAAGCATCTCACTATAGAAGTGCTGGTACAATTGAATTCTTAGTTACTGAAGACGCACATTATTTTATAGAGATGAACGCTCGAATTCAGGTAGAACATACAGTAACAGAAATGAGAACAGACCGTGATTTAGTAGCGAGTCAACTTTATTTATTAATGAATAACCAATTACCATTTAATCAACAAGATATCAAGTTTAGTGGACATGTCATAGAAGCACGTATTAATGCAGAAAATCCACAAAAGAAATTCCAACCAACGCCAGGTAAAGTCAATCACCTGCATTTACCACAAGGGTTTAATGTAAGGGTAGATTCATTATTATATCAAGGATATCAAGTATCACCTTTTTACGATTCATTAGTTGCAAAAGTTATTGTTAAGGCAAATAATCGAGCGTCAGCTATTACCAAATTAAAAGTAACATTAGATGAAATGGTTATTGATGGATTTACCACTACAGCTGACTTTTTATATGCAGTATTGAATTATCCACCATATGCAGATGGTGACGCTCGTGATGTAGATATTAAATTTTTAGAAAAGCATCAAATTATAACAGGAGTGACATTATGA
- a CDS encoding acetyl-CoA carboxylase biotin carboxyl carrier protein, with protein MKIEQIEQLIKLVKENDVVKFKYKNFEDEIEIDFTTSQQEVTQHAVTHSNVNEEATTSNKTDKTDHHKEIKSPMVGTFYLQDSKELTEPMINVGDVINEGDIIGYVEAMKVLNEIPSDVSGEVQEIVVNHGSNVEYDQVLVRVK; from the coding sequence ATGAAAATAGAACAAATAGAACAATTAATCAAATTAGTGAAAGAGAATGATGTAGTAAAATTTAAATATAAAAATTTCGAAGATGAAATAGAAATTGATTTTACTACAAGTCAACAGGAAGTAACTCAGCATGCTGTAACGCATTCAAATGTTAATGAAGAAGCAACGACATCAAACAAGACAGATAAAACCGATCATCATAAAGAAATTAAATCACCTATGGTTGGAACATTTTATTTACAAGATAGTAAGGAATTAACAGAACCAATGATTAATGTTGGTGATGTAATTAATGAAGGCGACATTATTGGATATGTAGAAGCAATGAAAGTATTAAATGAAATTCCTAGTGATGTATCTGGTGAAGTGCAAGAAATCGTTGTCAATCATGGAAGTAATGTAGAATATGATCAAGTATTAGTGCGTGTTAAATAA
- a CDS encoding biotin-dependent carboxyltransferase family protein: protein MTIKILQSGLFSTIQDLGRIGYQHIGFSGAGAMDVNSFRLAQIMIGNEGPAIEYTMIGPTIQFNEANTFVLCGAYGDSLLNNQPISHQTVYFVEKGDILTIGHLNHGTRGYITFGKPLDIPKVANSYSTHTRTAIGGFKGRTLQKNDIINVLNNNKYKINLGKHTDMNLLPQDKVIHIIEGPQINKFSTKAIETITQQAYVISEQSDRMGYRLVGDSVAPINNADIISEPVALGSIQVPNDGQPIILLNDKQTIGGYTKIATVCKFDLPKLAQMKPNDDIRFKWLDYEVAKKINDQLENDFEVNIKAIMDKPIYDMTALRQTSQKISKMLRGTN from the coding sequence GTGACGATTAAAATTTTACAATCTGGCTTGTTTTCTACAATTCAAGATTTAGGAAGAATAGGCTATCAACATATTGGTTTTTCTGGTGCTGGTGCAATGGATGTTAATAGTTTCCGATTGGCACAGATAATGATTGGCAATGAAGGACCTGCAATAGAATATACGATGATAGGTCCAACTATCCAATTTAATGAAGCAAATACATTTGTTTTATGTGGTGCCTATGGTGATTCATTACTTAATAATCAACCTATTAGTCATCAAACAGTTTATTTTGTAGAAAAAGGAGATATCTTAACCATAGGACATTTAAACCATGGTACAAGAGGCTATATTACGTTTGGAAAGCCCCTAGATATTCCTAAAGTAGCCAATAGTTATTCAACACATACTAGAACTGCCATAGGTGGATTTAAAGGTCGAACTTTGCAAAAAAATGACATTATTAACGTACTTAATAATAATAAATACAAAATTAATTTAGGCAAACATACTGACATGAATCTACTACCTCAAGATAAGGTGATTCATATCATTGAAGGGCCACAAATAAATAAATTTTCTACTAAAGCCATCGAAACAATAACGCAACAAGCATATGTTATTTCTGAACAATCAGATAGAATGGGCTATCGCTTAGTTGGTGACAGTGTTGCACCTATCAATAATGCTGATATTATTTCTGAACCAGTCGCGCTTGGAAGTATACAAGTTCCAAATGACGGACAACCCATTATTTTATTGAATGATAAACAAACAATTGGTGGTTATACAAAAATAGCTACAGTTTGTAAATTTGATTTACCAAAATTGGCTCAAATGAAGCCTAATGACGACATAAGATTCAAATGGCTAGATTATGAAGTTGCTAAAAAAATAAATGACCAGTTAGAAAATGACTTTGAAGTAAATATCAAGGCTATAATGGATAAACCAATCTATGATATGACTGCTTTAAGACAAACTTCTCAAAAAATTTCTAAAATGTTACGGGGGACTAATTAA
- the pxpB gene encoding 5-oxoprolinase subunit PxpB: MEVNYINEQTVMIYFNNEISEENYNQVYLVVQYIKDQNHSAIQEIVPSYRAILIYFNEKEISASKLIENLELNRLHNKSSVFELQQQRIITIPVVYGDEFGPDIEEVANYNNITIDEVIETHISKPYLIYMMGFMPGFPYLGGLDKQLHTPRRDEPRVKITAGSVGIANNQTGLYPLDSPGGWQIIGRTPVEVFDLNRQPMTIYEAGDYIQFKSISKTEYYSIKDSIQNGEFEIADWVVTKSDD; encoded by the coding sequence ATGGAAGTTAACTATATTAACGAGCAAACAGTGATGATTTATTTTAACAATGAAATAAGCGAAGAAAATTATAATCAAGTATATTTAGTAGTTCAATATATAAAAGATCAAAATCATTCTGCAATTCAAGAAATCGTCCCATCATATCGAGCAATATTAATATACTTTAATGAAAAGGAAATTTCAGCTTCTAAATTAATTGAAAATTTAGAACTCAACCGCTTACATAACAAAAGTAGTGTGTTTGAATTACAACAACAACGTATTATTACAATTCCTGTTGTTTATGGTGATGAATTTGGCCCAGACATCGAAGAAGTAGCTAACTATAATAACATCACAATTGATGAAGTAATTGAAACTCATATAAGTAAACCGTATCTCATATATATGATGGGATTTATGCCTGGTTTTCCATATTTAGGAGGGCTTGATAAACAATTACATACGCCTAGGAGAGATGAGCCAAGAGTCAAAATAACTGCTGGCTCTGTAGGTATTGCTAATAATCAAACAGGTTTATATCCTTTAGATTCACCAGGAGGTTGGCAGATTATTGGTAGAACGCCAGTCGAGGTCTTTGATTTAAATAGACAGCCAATGACAATATATGAAGCGGGAGATTATATTCAATTTAAGTCCATTAGTAAGACAGAATATTACTCAATAAAAGATAGTATTCAAAATGGTGAATTTGAAATTGCTGATTGGGTGGTGACTAAAAGTGACGATTAA
- the greA gene encoding transcription elongation factor GreA, which translates to MENQKQYPMTQEGYEKLERELEELKTVKRPEVVEKIKVARSFGDLSENSEYDAAKDEQGFIEQDIQRIEHMIRNALIIEDTGDNNEVKIGKTVTFVELPGDEEESYQIVGSAESDAFNGKISNESPMAKALIGKKLDDEVRVPLPNGGEMNVKIVNIQ; encoded by the coding sequence ATGGAAAACCAAAAACAATATCCAATGACTCAAGAGGGTTATGAAAAGTTAGAACGTGAATTAGAAGAACTAAAAACAGTTAAAAGACCAGAAGTAGTTGAAAAAATTAAAGTAGCTCGTTCATTCGGTGACTTATCAGAGAACTCAGAGTATGATGCAGCTAAAGATGAACAAGGTTTCATCGAACAAGATATCCAACGCATTGAACATATGATTAGAAATGCATTAATCATTGAAGACACTGGAGATAATAATGAAGTTAAAATTGGTAAAACAGTAACATTTGTAGAATTACCAGGTGATGAGGAAGAAAGCTATCAAATCGTTGGTTCAGCTGAATCAGATGCATTTAATGGTAAAATTTCAAACGAATCTCCAATGGCTAAAGCTTTAATTGGTAAAAAACTAGACGATGAAGTACGCGTACCATTACCAAATGGCGGCGAAATGAACGTTAAAATTGTTAACATTCAATAA
- the udk gene encoding uridine kinase, translated as MKAATIIGIAGGSGSGKTTVTNEIMKNLEGHSVALLEQDYYYKDQSHLTFEQRLETNYDHPFAFDNDFLIQNLSDLKSGKAVEVPTYDYANHTRSDVTIDFQPKDVIIVEGIFALENKTLRDMMDVKIYVDTDADLRILRRLTRDTKERGRSMESVIKQYLSVVRPMHDQFIEPTKKYADIIIPEGGSNKVAIDIMTTKIQTLVSKQ; from the coding sequence ATGAAAGCTGCAACGATAATCGGCATTGCTGGTGGCTCTGGCTCAGGAAAGACAACTGTAACGAATGAAATTATGAAAAATCTAGAAGGTCATAGTGTAGCTTTGTTAGAACAAGATTATTATTATAAAGATCAATCACATTTAACGTTTGAGCAACGCTTAGAAACCAATTATGACCACCCATTTGCTTTTGATAATGACTTTTTAATTCAAAATTTATCTGATTTAAAGAGTGGTAAGGCTGTTGAAGTGCCAACGTATGATTACGCTAATCATACTCGTAGTGATGTTACCATTGATTTTCAACCTAAAGATGTTATTATCGTAGAAGGTATCTTTGCTTTAGAAAATAAGACATTACGTGATATGATGGATGTTAAAATATATGTTGATACAGATGCAGACTTAAGAATATTACGTAGACTGACACGAGATACAAAAGAACGTGGACGTTCAATGGAATCTGTTATTAAACAATATTTAAGTGTTGTCAGACCAATGCATGATCAATTTATTGAACCAACTAAGAAATATGCTGATATAATTATTCCTGAAGGTGGCAGCAATAAAGTAGCTATTGATATTATGACAACAAAAATTCAGACTTTAGTTAGTAAGCAATAG